A region of Paenimyroides aestuarii DNA encodes the following proteins:
- a CDS encoding c-type cytochrome gives MKNLYKIVALAAVSTLATSCFNKEKPNYQLFPNMYESVAYETYSESNAFKNGKEGQVPAEGSIPRGFTPEEYANTPEGLALAKANLKSPLDSISEGDMQKAKQLFTIYCAICHGDAGDGKGNLVKREKFLGVPSYAERELTEGGVYHVVTYGLNSMGSHKNQLTQHERWLVSAYVLKLKSEL, from the coding sequence ATGAAGAATTTATATAAAATAGTTGCGTTGGCAGCAGTTTCAACATTAGCTACATCTTGTTTTAATAAGGAAAAACCAAATTATCAGTTATTTCCTAATATGTACGAGTCTGTAGCATACGAAACGTATTCTGAATCAAACGCATTTAAAAACGGAAAAGAAGGGCAAGTACCAGCAGAAGGATCAATTCCTCGTGGATTTACACCTGAAGAGTATGCAAACACACCCGAAGGTTTAGCTTTGGCAAAAGCCAACTTGAAATCACCTTTAGACTCGATCAGCGAAGGCGATATGCAAAAAGCAAAACAGTTATTCACAATTTATTGTGCAATATGCCACGGTGATGCAGGAGACGGAAAAGGTAATTTAGTTAAAAGAGAAAAATTCCTGGGAGTACCAAGTTATGCTGAGCGTGAGTTAACAGAAGGTGGTGTTTACCACGTAGTAACTTACGGATTAAACTCAATGGGATCACATAAAAACCAATTAACACAACACGAAAGATGGTTGGTTAGTGCTTATGTGTTAAAATTGAAATCGGAATTATAA
- a CDS encoding DUF3341 domain-containing protein, translating into MSTKVLHVLYNDDDVLMDAVKTTRAAHHHIEEVYTPFPVHGLDKAMGLKPTRLAICAFIYGLCGLSFATYMMNYIMIQDWPQDIGGKPSFSYIQNMPSFVPIMFELTVFFAAHLMVITFFLRSRLWPFKKAENPDVRTTDDHFLMEVALHGSEEEAVEFFKNTGAVEVKVIDKH; encoded by the coding sequence ATGAGTACAAAAGTTTTACACGTATTATACAATGATGATGATGTTTTAATGGATGCAGTTAAAACAACCAGAGCTGCACATCATCATATCGAAGAGGTTTACACACCTTTTCCTGTACACGGTTTAGATAAAGCCATGGGATTAAAACCTACCCGCTTAGCTATCTGTGCATTTATCTATGGTTTATGTGGTTTATCTTTCGCAACCTACATGATGAATTATATCATGATACAAGATTGGCCGCAAGATATTGGTGGAAAACCTAGTTTTAGTTATATTCAAAATATGCCTTCATTTGTGCCTATTATGTTTGAATTAACAGTTTTCTTCGCAGCCCATTTAATGGTAATTACCTTCTTCCTTAGAAGTAGATTATGGCCATTTAAAAAAGCAGAAAACCCAGACGTAAGAACAACAGACGACCATTTCTTAATGGAAGTTGCTCTACACGGTAGCGAAGAAGAAGCTGTTGAATTCTTTAAAAATACTGGTGCAGTAGAAGTTAAAGTAATCGATAAACATTAG
- the nrfD gene encoding NrfD/PsrC family molybdoenzyme membrane anchor subunit has protein sequence MSSHYEAPIRKPLVIGDKTYHDVTVDVARPVEGRANKQWWTVFTIALIAFLWGAGCMVYTISTGIGTWGLNKTVGWAWDITNFVWWVGIGHAGTLISAVLLLFRQKWRMAINRSAEAMTIFSVVQAGLFPIIHMGRPWLAYWVLPMPNQFGSLWVNFNSPLLWDVFAISTYLSVSLVFWWTGLLPDFAMLRDRAVTPFAKRIYSTLSFGWSGRAKDWQRFEEVSLVLAGLATPLVLSVHTIVSFDFATSVIPGWHTTILPPYFVAGAIFSGFAMVNTLLIIMRKVVSLEEYITIQHIELMNIIVMITGSVVGIAYITELWVAWYSGVEYEQYAFLNRATGPYWWSYWLMMTCNVISPQVMWFKKIRTSIMGSFIISIVVNIGMWFERFVIIVTSLHRDYLPSSWTMFQPTFVDAGIYIGTIGFFFVLFLLYSRSFPVIAQAEVKTILKSSGDNHKRDRENGHHSHNH, from the coding sequence ATGTCGTCACATTACGAAGCACCCATTAGAAAACCTTTAGTTATTGGTGATAAAACTTATCACGATGTAACGGTAGATGTTGCTAGACCTGTTGAGGGGCGTGCCAATAAACAATGGTGGACTGTTTTCACAATTGCTTTAATAGCATTCCTTTGGGGAGCTGGTTGTATGGTTTATACAATTAGTACAGGTATTGGTACATGGGGATTAAATAAAACCGTAGGATGGGCTTGGGATATCACCAACTTTGTATGGTGGGTAGGTATTGGTCACGCCGGTACGTTGATCTCGGCTGTATTATTATTATTCCGTCAAAAATGGAGAATGGCGATTAACCGTTCTGCAGAAGCAATGACGATTTTCTCGGTTGTTCAAGCAGGTTTATTCCCAATTATCCACATGGGGCGTCCATGGTTGGCATACTGGGTATTGCCAATGCCCAACCAATTCGGTTCGTTATGGGTAAACTTTAACTCGCCGCTATTATGGGACGTATTTGCGATTTCTACTTATTTATCTGTATCATTGGTTTTCTGGTGGACAGGTTTATTGCCAGACTTCGCTATGTTACGCGATAGAGCCGTAACACCATTTGCAAAAAGAATTTATTCAACTTTATCATTCGGATGGTCTGGTCGTGCAAAAGACTGGCAACGTTTTGAAGAAGTTTCATTAGTATTAGCAGGTTTAGCAACACCATTGGTACTTTCGGTACACACCATTGTATCTTTTGACTTTGCTACGTCGGTTATCCCAGGTTGGCACACCACCATTTTACCACCGTATTTCGTTGCGGGTGCAATTTTCTCTGGATTTGCCATGGTTAATACCTTGTTAATCATTATGCGAAAAGTGGTGAGCTTAGAAGAATATATTACCATTCAACATATCGAATTAATGAACATTATTGTAATGATTACAGGTTCGGTTGTTGGTATTGCATATATCACAGAGTTGTGGGTGGCATGGTATTCAGGAGTTGAGTATGAACAATATGCCTTCTTAAACCGTGCAACTGGTCCTTACTGGTGGTCGTATTGGTTAATGATGACGTGCAACGTAATTTCACCGCAAGTAATGTGGTTCAAGAAAATTCGTACATCAATCATGGGGTCGTTCATTATATCGATTGTAGTAAATATTGGTATGTGGTTTGAGCGTTTTGTGATCATCGTAACATCGTTACACCGTGATTACCTTCCATCTTCTTGGACAATGTTCCAACCAACATTTGTAGATGCAGGTATTTATATCGGAACCATAGGATTCTTCTTTGTATTATTCTTATTATATTCTAGAAGTTTCCCTGTAATTGCACAGGCAGAGGTTAAAACCATTTTAAAATCGTCTGGAGACAATCACAAAAGAGATAGAGAGAACGGACACCATTCACATAATCATTAA
- a CDS encoding TAT-variant-translocated molybdopterin oxidoreductase encodes MASNKKYWKSVEELNENSSIVETLRNNEFVEEIPTEDFLGDKNTLSSSSTSRRDFLKYVGFSTAAASLAACEGPVKKSIPYVFQPEEIIPGIADYYATTVADGFDFVNVLIKTREGRPIKVENNFMENALTGANARVHASVLSLYDSLRLKQPKIEDKEASWSEVDQKIKASLASATGQIVLLTNTMASPSTDKLIAEFKAAYPTAKHIVHDAVGSDAALDAYQQAYGERALADYNFGKADVIVSVGADFLGDWQGGGYDSEYAKGRVPKNGKMSKHIQIEANMSLAGANADKRIPLTVAEQKLALVKIYNIVTGNAVSVANTAADAEVTKAAQQLKAAGSAGVLVSGLDDVNAQLLVFAINQALNSAAFNPAQPKYIRGGNNKEVAQLVQDMNAGAVHTLIMSGVNPVYSLFNGAAFAEGLKKVKLSASFTLREDETASLTTIAAAAPHYLESWGDVQMRKGHYSITQPTIRPLFNTKQFQEGLLSWLGKTESYYDYLKASSASLTNGKTWNQIVHDGFSATEVTGSVSASADFGGAASALAATKKTAGVELVLYSKTGMGDGQQANNPWLQEFPDPITRVSWDNYLTVSKADAEAWGIENYNVANGGLNGSYVTLKVGDAVLENVPAFIQPGQAKGTVGLAFGYGRKSALKEEMQVGVNAYKLYKDFNNTQIVSIEKATGDHEFACVQLQRTLMGRGDIVKDTTLEIFNTKDVKEWNVKPHVSLDHQSVEASTVDIWESFDRSVGHHFNLSIDLNSCTGCGACVIACHAENNVPVVGKSEVRRSRDMHWLRIDRYYSSEDTFAQDVDTKNSAHGLMNSIETFGGLEHPADNPQVVFQPVMCQHCNHAPCETVCPVAATSHGRQGQNHMAYNRCVGTRYCANNCPYKVRRFNWFLYNQNNAFDYHMNDDLGRMVLNPDVNVRSRGVMEKCSMCIQMTQATILKAKREGRAVEAGEFEVACSAACTSGSMKFGDLNNKESEVAQLYEDERRYHLLEHIGTKPNVFYHVKVRNV; translated from the coding sequence ATGGCATCAAACAAAAAATACTGGAAAAGTGTTGAGGAGCTTAACGAGAACAGTTCTATTGTTGAGACGCTAAGAAACAATGAGTTTGTTGAAGAAATTCCAACAGAGGATTTTCTTGGTGACAAAAATACATTGTCTTCTTCATCAACATCTCGTAGAGACTTTTTGAAATATGTTGGGTTTTCTACAGCTGCAGCTTCTTTAGCAGCTTGTGAAGGACCAGTGAAAAAGTCGATTCCTTATGTATTCCAACCAGAAGAAATTATTCCTGGAATTGCAGATTACTATGCAACTACAGTGGCTGATGGTTTTGATTTCGTTAACGTGTTGATTAAAACACGTGAAGGTCGTCCTATTAAGGTAGAGAACAACTTTATGGAGAACGCATTAACAGGTGCAAACGCACGTGTACATGCTTCTGTATTGTCTTTATATGATAGTTTACGCTTAAAGCAACCCAAAATTGAAGATAAAGAAGCTTCATGGTCAGAGGTTGATCAAAAAATAAAAGCAAGCTTAGCAAGTGCAACAGGTCAGATTGTTTTGTTAACAAATACAATGGCTTCGCCTTCTACCGATAAATTAATCGCAGAATTTAAAGCTGCTTATCCAACAGCAAAGCATATTGTGCATGATGCGGTAGGATCTGACGCTGCTTTAGATGCATACCAACAAGCTTATGGCGAACGTGCATTGGCTGATTACAATTTTGGAAAAGCAGATGTAATTGTTTCTGTTGGCGCAGATTTCTTAGGAGATTGGCAAGGTGGCGGATACGATAGCGAATATGCAAAAGGCCGCGTTCCTAAAAACGGAAAAATGTCTAAACACATCCAGATCGAAGCAAATATGTCTTTGGCGGGTGCAAATGCAGACAAACGAATTCCGTTAACAGTTGCAGAACAAAAATTAGCTTTAGTTAAAATATACAACATTGTTACTGGTAACGCTGTTTCAGTTGCAAATACTGCTGCCGATGCAGAAGTTACAAAAGCAGCTCAACAATTAAAAGCCGCAGGTAGTGCTGGTGTATTGGTTTCAGGTTTAGATGATGTAAACGCACAATTATTAGTGTTTGCAATCAACCAAGCATTGAATTCAGCAGCATTTAACCCAGCGCAACCTAAATACATCCGCGGTGGTAACAATAAAGAAGTAGCACAGTTAGTACAAGATATGAATGCAGGTGCGGTACACACTTTAATTATGAGTGGCGTAAACCCTGTTTATTCATTATTCAATGGTGCTGCCTTTGCTGAAGGTTTGAAAAAAGTAAAACTTTCTGCATCGTTCACATTGCGTGAAGACGAAACCGCATCGTTAACAACAATAGCTGCTGCTGCACCACATTATTTAGAATCATGGGGCGATGTTCAAATGCGTAAAGGTCATTATTCCATTACTCAACCAACCATTCGTCCGCTATTTAATACCAAACAATTCCAAGAAGGTTTATTATCTTGGTTAGGCAAAACAGAATCATACTATGATTATTTAAAAGCATCAAGCGCAAGTTTAACCAACGGAAAAACGTGGAATCAAATTGTTCACGATGGTTTTTCTGCAACTGAAGTTACAGGTTCGGTAAGCGCATCTGCTGATTTTGGTGGGGCTGCATCTGCTTTGGCTGCTACTAAGAAGACTGCTGGTGTGGAATTGGTATTGTATTCTAAAACAGGAATGGGAGACGGACAGCAAGCAAACAATCCATGGTTGCAAGAGTTCCCGGATCCAATCACACGCGTGTCTTGGGATAACTATTTAACCGTATCAAAAGCCGATGCAGAAGCTTGGGGAATAGAAAATTATAATGTTGCAAACGGAGGATTAAACGGCTCTTATGTTACTTTAAAAGTAGGCGATGCTGTTTTAGAAAACGTTCCAGCATTTATCCAACCAGGTCAGGCAAAAGGAACTGTAGGTTTAGCGTTTGGTTACGGACGTAAATCTGCTTTAAAAGAAGAAATGCAAGTAGGTGTTAACGCTTACAAACTATACAAAGATTTTAATAATACACAAATTGTTTCTATTGAAAAGGCTACAGGCGATCATGAATTTGCTTGTGTGCAGTTACAAAGAACGTTGATGGGACGTGGTGATATTGTTAAAGACACTACCTTAGAAATCTTTAATACAAAAGATGTAAAAGAGTGGAATGTGAAACCACATGTATCTTTAGACCACCAATCGGTTGAAGCATCAACTGTTGATATTTGGGAATCTTTTGACCGTTCTGTTGGGCATCATTTCAATTTATCAATCGATTTGAACTCTTGTACAGGATGTGGCGCATGTGTTATTGCATGTCATGCGGAAAACAATGTGCCAGTTGTTGGAAAATCAGAAGTAAGACGTTCTCGCGATATGCACTGGTTGCGTATTGATAGATATTATTCTTCTGAAGATACATTTGCACAAGATGTTGATACAAAAAACAGTGCACATGGTTTAATGAATAGTATTGAAACATTTGGTGGATTAGAACACCCAGCAGATAATCCGCAGGTAGTTTTTCAACCAGTAATGTGTCAGCACTGTAACCATGCACCTTGTGAAACAGTTTGTCCGGTAGCGGCAACATCACACGGTCGTCAAGGACAAAACCATATGGCATACAACCGTTGTGTGGGTACGCGTTACTGTGCAAACAACTGTCCGTACAAAGTACGTCGTTTCAACTGGTTCTTATACAACCAAAACAATGCGTTCGATTATCACATGAACGATGATTTAGGACGTATGGTGTTAAACCCAGATGTAAATGTGCGTTCACGTGGGGTAATGGAAAAATGTTCAATGTGTATTCAAATGACACAAGCAACCATCTTAAAAGCAAAACGCGAAGGACGTGCTGTAGAAGCTGGAGAATTTGAAGTGGCTTGTTCGGCGGCTTGTACTTCTGGATCGATGAAATTTGGTGATTTAAACAATAAAGAGTCTGAAGTTGCCCAATTATATGAAGATGAAAGAAGATATCATTTGTTAGAGCATATCGGAACCAAACCAAATGTGTTCTACCACGTAAAAGTTAGAAACGTATAA
- a CDS encoding c-type cytochrome, producing MKKVGSHTSFSRILFLCLTFVLTFSTGSFAQDAAKGKELFNANCAACHKLDANSTGPALRGVAERRSSDWLHKWIKNSSGLIKSGDADAVKLFNEWNKVPMNSFPNLSDEDIDNILAYTSEPKPEPTVAKTPESGAAASGGGVSEMIVLGALVVVLAMLVVMLILVRRVLNKVADKNNLLTANETKSLPIWKAFVKNQFLVITSVIVLMLAGAYFAFGYMMQIGVDQNYEPIQPIHFSHKIHAGENGIDCKYCHSSARSSKHSGIPSMNVCMNCHKNISEFTGSPDSTYVDYSKEFYTAEIKKIYDAVGWDPATQSYTGKEKPVKWVRIHNLPDFVYFNHSQHVSVAGLECQTCHGPVETMEIMKQHSPLTMGWCVNCHRETEVNVKDNEYYAKIHEELSKKYGVEKLTAAQLGGLECGKCHY from the coding sequence ATGAAAAAAGTGGGTAGCCATACTTCGTTTTCAAGGATTCTTTTCTTGTGTTTAACATTTGTGTTAACATTTTCTACAGGGTCTTTTGCGCAAGATGCAGCAAAAGGTAAAGAGTTATTTAATGCAAATTGTGCAGCTTGTCATAAGCTTGATGCTAATTCTACCGGACCTGCCTTAAGAGGTGTGGCGGAGCGTCGATCTTCAGATTGGTTGCATAAATGGATTAAAAACAGTTCAGGTTTAATCAAATCTGGTGATGCTGATGCTGTTAAATTATTTAACGAATGGAATAAAGTTCCAATGAACTCGTTTCCGAATTTATCTGATGAAGATATCGATAATATCCTTGCTTATACATCAGAGCCAAAACCAGAACCAACCGTTGCAAAAACACCAGAAAGTGGTGCAGCAGCTAGCGGAGGTGGTGTTTCTGAAATGATTGTTTTAGGGGCGTTGGTTGTTGTGCTTGCAATGTTGGTAGTAATGCTTATCTTGGTAAGACGAGTGTTGAACAAGGTTGCTGATAAAAACAACTTGCTGACTGCAAACGAAACAAAATCGTTGCCAATTTGGAAAGCATTCGTTAAAAATCAGTTCTTAGTAATCACTTCTGTAATTGTGTTGATGTTAGCAGGTGCGTATTTTGCATTTGGTTATATGATGCAAATTGGAGTTGATCAAAACTATGAGCCAATTCAGCCAATTCACTTCTCGCACAAAATACATGCTGGTGAAAACGGTATCGATTGTAAATATTGTCACTCATCTGCAAGGTCTAGTAAACACTCTGGAATTCCTTCAATGAACGTTTGTATGAACTGTCACAAGAATATTTCTGAGTTTACAGGTAGTCCTGATTCTACTTATGTTGATTACAGCAAAGAATTCTATACCGCAGAAATCAAGAAAATATACGATGCAGTAGGATGGGATCCTGCAACGCAATCATACACAGGTAAAGAAAAACCAGTAAAATGGGTTCGTATTCACAATTTACCTGACTTTGTGTACTTTAACCACTCACAACACGTTTCTGTTGCAGGTTTAGAATGTCAAACTTGTCACGGGCCGGTTGAAACAATGGAGATTATGAAGCAACATTCACCTTTAACAATGGGATGGTGTGTGAATTGTCACCGTGAAACAGAAGTAAACGTAAAAGACAACGAATACTACGCTAAGATTCACGAAGAATTATCTAAGAAATATGGTGTTGAGAAATTAACAGCAGCACAGTTAGGTGGTTTAGAGTGTGGTAAATGTCACTATTAA
- a CDS encoding SPOR domain-containing protein, whose translation MKNLRTYKVFIIFILTFLFHQKSVAQINVIENSEQKTIDLLLERKMSQNNQFSLYTNYSVQLKNGLKEEAEAVYKEFTTEYPQIDATIIFANPKFKVVVGNFKNKIEAENLLKKINYKYPDAFVVKLKH comes from the coding sequence ATGAAGAATTTAAGAACTTATAAGGTTTTTATTATATTTATTTTAACATTTCTGTTTCATCAAAAATCGGTTGCACAAATTAATGTAATTGAAAACAGTGAACAAAAAACCATTGATTTACTTTTGGAGCGAAAAATGAGTCAAAACAATCAGTTTTCGTTGTACACCAATTATTCTGTACAATTAAAAAATGGTTTAAAAGAAGAAGCAGAGGCTGTTTATAAGGAATTCACCACCGAATATCCGCAAATTGATGCTACTATTATTTTTGCCAATCCAAAGTTTAAAGTGGTTGTTGGTAATTTTAAAAATAAAATTGAAGCAGAAAACCTATTAAAGAAAATCAATTACAAATATCCCGATGCATTTGTAGTAAAATTAAAGCATTAA
- a CDS encoding flotillin family protein → MKSTKTLVAIILGIGILILALMVGLPVYNVWQQEMAGKAEMAKAEQNRKILIEEAKARLEAEKLNAQAEIERAKGMAEAMKLENGTLNSTYNQYLFIRTLEKLADKGDLPQIIYMPSEGLVPVMDVSTQKAPKTVFSEN, encoded by the coding sequence ATGAAAAGTACAAAAACATTAGTTGCAATTATTCTTGGAATAGGAATTTTAATTTTGGCTTTAATGGTTGGGTTGCCGGTGTATAATGTATGGCAACAAGAAATGGCTGGAAAAGCCGAAATGGCAAAAGCAGAACAAAACCGAAAAATTTTAATCGAAGAAGCCAAAGCCCGTTTAGAAGCCGAAAAACTGAATGCACAAGCCGAAATTGAACGCGCAAAAGGAATGGCAGAAGCAATGAAGTTGGAAAACGGCACGCTCAACAGCACCTACAACCAGTATTTGTTTATTAGAACATTAGAAAAACTGGCAGATAAAGGCGATTTACCGCAAATTATTTACATGCCTTCAGAAGGATTGGTTCCGGTGATGGATGTAAGCACCCAAAAAGCGCCCAAAACGGTTTTCTCTGAGAATTGA
- a CDS encoding leucine--tRNA ligase produces the protein MKYNPNEIEAKWQQYWSENNTFKASNHSDKPKYYVLDMFPYPSGAGLHVGHPLGYIASDIYARYKRHQGFNVLHPQGYDSFGLPAEQYAIQTGQHPAVTTETNIKRYREQLDKIGFSFDWSREVRTSNPEYYKHTQHIFIQLFNSWYNKTTNKAESICTLIDLFSKEGNANVNAVSDENIDVFSADQWNAFSADEQERILLKYRLTYLAETEVNWCPALGTVLANDEIVNGVSERGGHPVIRKKMTQWSMRISAYAERLLQGLETIDWSESIKEAQRNWIGKSVGASVKFKVLSSKFESSADNVKPETLNEENFIEVFTTRPDTIFGVNFMTLAPEHELVAAITTPEQKAAVDAYIEATSKRSERERMADVKTISGVFTGAYAEHPFTKKPVAIWIGDYVLAGYGTGAVMAVPCGDERDYAFAKHFAGQNGMPEIINIFNKDISEEAYTEKAGFELQNSDFLNGLDYKAATKKVIEALEEIGQGKAKVNYRLRDAVFSRQRYWGEPFPVYYVNGLPKMIDPKHLPIELPEVEKYLPTEDGQPPLGNATNWAWDTVNNKVVSTTEINNETIFPLELNTMPGWAGSSWYWLRYMDADNDNEIASKEAIDYWQNVDLYIGGSEHATGHLLYARFWNKFLKDRGLVPTEEPFQKLINQGMILGMSAYTYKIKRGYFDYKDEISQQEYDDRDELFENLFEDEFSNAIISSDLLKGKKLEDVIDGEMYRLSEIVDGLNLDLSTFINNGFDIDKIRFSTYRVRTSLECVNLSDELNFEKFNVWSREDIIKRPIQNKEGMIKVEREVEKMSKSFYNVVNPDDICEEYGADTLRLYEMFLGPLEQAKPWNTAGITGVFGFLKKLWKLYADDNGLIVTNDEPTAEMYKSLHKTIKKVTEDIEHFSFNTSVSQFMICVNELQQQKCHHRAILEPLAIVISPYAPHIAEHLWMFLKLGGVVSNENLPENYDGVSQQPFPKFEEKYLVESSKEYPVSFNGKMRFKIELPLDLTAAQIEEIIMNDERTQAQLQGAKPKKVIIVPGKIINLAGF, from the coding sequence ATGAAATACAATCCAAACGAAATAGAAGCTAAATGGCAGCAATATTGGAGTGAAAACAATACTTTTAAAGCAAGTAATCATTCCGATAAACCAAAATATTATGTGTTAGATATGTTTCCTTATCCATCAGGTGCGGGGTTACACGTGGGGCATCCACTTGGATACATTGCCTCTGATATTTATGCGCGCTACAAACGCCATCAAGGTTTCAATGTGTTGCATCCACAAGGATACGACTCGTTTGGTTTGCCGGCAGAACAATACGCCATTCAAACCGGGCAACACCCGGCGGTTACTACTGAAACAAATATTAAACGTTACCGCGAACAATTAGATAAAATTGGTTTTTCATTTGATTGGAGCCGTGAAGTGCGTACGTCAAACCCAGAATATTACAAGCATACGCAGCATATTTTTATTCAGTTGTTTAATTCGTGGTACAATAAAACTACCAATAAGGCGGAAAGCATCTGCACATTGATTGATTTGTTTTCTAAAGAAGGAAATGCGAATGTAAATGCGGTTTCCGATGAAAATATCGACGTTTTTTCTGCCGACCAATGGAATGCATTTTCTGCCGATGAACAAGAACGTATTTTACTGAAATATAGATTAACGTATTTGGCTGAAACCGAAGTGAACTGGTGCCCTGCATTAGGAACGGTTTTGGCAAATGATGAAATTGTAAACGGCGTTTCAGAACGTGGTGGACATCCGGTGATTCGTAAAAAAATGACCCAATGGAGCATGCGTATTTCTGCTTATGCAGAGCGTTTGTTGCAAGGTTTAGAAACAATTGATTGGAGCGAATCGATCAAAGAAGCACAACGCAATTGGATTGGAAAATCGGTTGGGGCATCAGTAAAGTTTAAAGTTTTAAGTTCAAAGTTTGAAAGTTCTGCCGATAACGTTAAACCTGAAACCTTAAACGAAGAAAACTTTATAGAAGTATTTACAACCCGTCCTGATACCATTTTTGGAGTAAATTTCATGACGTTGGCACCCGAACACGAACTGGTAGCTGCAATTACAACTCCTGAACAAAAAGCGGCGGTTGATGCGTATATCGAAGCAACTTCAAAACGTTCCGAACGGGAGCGTATGGCCGATGTGAAAACCATTTCGGGCGTGTTTACTGGTGCTTATGCAGAACATCCTTTCACCAAAAAACCAGTGGCTATCTGGATTGGCGATTATGTGTTGGCAGGATACGGAACAGGTGCGGTAATGGCAGTTCCGTGTGGCGATGAACGCGATTATGCATTTGCAAAACACTTTGCTGGGCAAAACGGAATGCCTGAAATCATCAATATTTTTAATAAAGATATTTCTGAAGAAGCTTATACTGAAAAAGCGGGTTTTGAACTACAAAACTCCGATTTTTTAAACGGATTGGATTACAAAGCAGCGACTAAAAAAGTGATTGAAGCATTAGAAGAAATAGGGCAGGGGAAAGCCAAAGTAAATTACCGTTTGCGCGATGCTGTTTTTTCGCGTCAGCGTTATTGGGGCGAACCTTTCCCGGTTTATTATGTAAACGGATTGCCTAAAATGATCGATCCGAAGCATTTGCCGATTGAATTACCCGAAGTGGAGAAATACTTACCCACCGAAGACGGGCAGCCGCCATTAGGCAACGCGACGAATTGGGCTTGGGATACGGTAAATAATAAAGTGGTTTCAACCACCGAAATCAATAATGAAACGATATTTCCTTTGGAATTGAACACCATGCCGGGTTGGGCAGGTTCTTCGTGGTATTGGTTGCGCTATATGGATGCTGATAATGATAACGAAATCGCATCAAAAGAAGCTATTGATTACTGGCAAAATGTAGATTTATACATTGGCGGAAGCGAACACGCAACAGGGCATTTACTATATGCACGTTTTTGGAACAAATTTTTGAAAGACAGAGGCTTGGTTCCAACCGAAGAACCGTTCCAAAAATTAATCAACCAAGGAATGATTTTGGGAATGAGTGCTTATACTTATAAAATAAAAAGAGGTTATTTTGATTATAAAGATGAGATAAGTCAACAAGAATACGACGACAGAGACGAGTTGTTTGAAAATCTTTTTGAAGATGAGTTTTCTAATGCTATTATTTCTTCGGATCTTTTAAAAGGTAAAAAGTTGGAAGATGTTATAGATGGAGAAATGTATCGATTATCAGAAATTGTTGATGGATTAAATTTAGATTTGTCTACTTTTATAAATAATGGATTTGATATTGATAAAATAAGATTTTCGACTTATAGAGTTCGTACAAGTTTAGAGTGTGTAAATCTTTCTGATGAATTGAATTTTGAAAAGTTTAATGTTTGGAGCAGAGAAGATATTATAAAAAGACCTATCCAAAACAAAGAAGGAATGATAAAAGTAGAAAGAGAAGTAGAAAAAATGTCTAAATCTTTCTACAACGTTGTAAACCCAGATGATATTTGCGAAGAATACGGTGCGGATACCTTGCGTTTGTACGAAATGTTTTTAGGTCCGTTAGAACAAGCAAAACCTTGGAACACCGCAGGAATTACCGGTGTGTTTGGTTTTCTTAAAAAATTATGGAAGTTGTATGCAGACGATAACGGATTGATTGTTACCAATGATGAACCAACGGCTGAAATGTATAAATCGTTGCATAAAACCATTAAAAAAGTAACCGAAGATATTGAGCATTTCTCTTTTAATACATCGGTGTCGCAGTTTATGATTTGTGTAAACGAATTGCAACAGCAAAAATGCCACCATCGAGCTATTTTAGAACCGTTGGCAATTGTAATTTCGCCTTATGCACCGCACATTGCAGAACATTTGTGGATGTTTTTGAAATTAGGTGGAGTAGTTAGTAACGAAAATTTACCAGAAAATTATGATGGAGTTTCACAACAACCGTTTCCTAAATTCGAAGAGAAATATTTGGTAGAAAGTTCAAAAGAATATCCGGTTTCATTCAACGGAAAAATGCGTTTTAAAATAGAATTACCGTTAGATTTAACCGCAGCACAAATCGAAGAAATCATTATGAACGATGAACGTACACAGGCACAATTGCAAGGCGCAAAACCTAAAAAAGTAATTATCGTTCCTGGTAAAATTATTAATTTGGCTGGTTTTTAA